Proteins from a single region of Argiope bruennichi chromosome 6, qqArgBrue1.1, whole genome shotgun sequence:
- the LOC129972942 gene encoding uncharacterized protein LOC129972942 isoform X1 has product MNSAVFLQIFACLLLSGTNDASTLGDEKVLHGGHGVKEGGIGAKDQAGTGYGGHKGGVKSTGYSRGFSYGTGHDTGKSVSVGDEEFGGKGFGDKEFRGYGLGGLGYGGLGFGTFRAPFLFFR; this is encoded by the coding sequence CAGATCTTCGCCTGCCTGCTGTTATCAGGCACGAATGATGCATCGACTCTCGGCGACGAAAAAGTTCTTCACGGAGGACACGGAGTTAAAGAGGGCGGAATTGGCGCCAAAGATCAAGCAGGCACGGGTTACGGAGGCCACAAGGGCGGAGTCAAATCGACCGGGTACAGCAGGGGCTTCAGTTATGGGACCGGACATGATACTGGGAAAAGTGTGAGCGTCGGCGATGAAGAGTTTGGTGGCAAAGGCTTTGGCGATAAAGAATTCAGAGGATATGGACTCGGAGGGCTAGGATACGGTGGATTAGGATTTGGCACTTTCCGCGCGCCTTTCCTTTTCTTCAGGTGA
- the LOC129971254 gene encoding uncharacterized protein LOC129971254, protein MGGTGIGMMGGRGIDMLGGAGMMGGRGIGMMGGRGIGMLGGAGMMGGRGIGMMGGTGMMGGRGIGMMGGRGIGMMGGRGIGMMSGRGIGMMGGTGMMGGRGVGMMGGFSPMMGYGLFGPMLGGLGY, encoded by the coding sequence ATGGGAGGAACTGGGATCGGCATGATGGGCGGAAGAGGAATTGACATGTTGGGAGGCGCAGGTATGATGGGAGGAAGAGGCATCGGCATGATGGGAGGAAGAGGTATTGGCATGTTGGGAGGCGCTGGCATGATGGGAGGAAGAGGCATTGGCATGATGGGAGGTACAGGCATGATGGGAGGAAGAGGCATTGGCATGATGGGAGGAAGAGGCATTGGCATGATGGGAGGAAGAGGCATCGGCATGATGAGTGGAAGAGGTATTGGCATGATGGGAGGTACAGGAATGATGGGAGGAAGAGGCGTCGGCATGATGGGTGGATTCAGTCCTATGATGGGATATGGATTGTTTGGACCCATGCTGGGAGGACTTGGATattga
- the LOC129972942 gene encoding uncharacterized protein LOC129972942 isoform X2 encodes MNSAVFLIFACLLLSGTNDASTLGDEKVLHGGHGVKEGGIGAKDQAGTGYGGHKGGVKSTGYSRGFSYGTGHDTGKSVSVGDEEFGGKGFGDKEFRGYGLGGLGYGGLGFGTFRAPFLFFR; translated from the coding sequence ATCTTCGCCTGCCTGCTGTTATCAGGCACGAATGATGCATCGACTCTCGGCGACGAAAAAGTTCTTCACGGAGGACACGGAGTTAAAGAGGGCGGAATTGGCGCCAAAGATCAAGCAGGCACGGGTTACGGAGGCCACAAGGGCGGAGTCAAATCGACCGGGTACAGCAGGGGCTTCAGTTATGGGACCGGACATGATACTGGGAAAAGTGTGAGCGTCGGCGATGAAGAGTTTGGTGGCAAAGGCTTTGGCGATAAAGAATTCAGAGGATATGGACTCGGAGGGCTAGGATACGGTGGATTAGGATTTGGCACTTTCCGCGCGCCTTTCCTTTTCTTCAGGTGA